A part of Paenibacillus sp. 481 genomic DNA contains:
- a CDS encoding phage tail sheath family protein: protein MAEYLSPGVYVQEFDSGGVPMQGVSTSTAGFIGMAQRGDTEGIPRFLTSFADFQRQFGSYLPANPYGNNRFLAYAVEHFFNNGGSRCFVMRVAAADAKPAKAVSKSADVSFSAKNPGLWGNGIRAEFIPSSKAKTTIKAIVGDASNSTQYRVASPAGFLAGDIVGFTSDGKTKLYNQVVSVQDDVITFAQHFAGDAAVIDDGKTLPPVKVLTTCEFTLAVTFGQEQETYENCSLNELAPNHVEKLISRSNIIAFLPKAAVLPPKEKEQEKEDDGTNKAADEKEETNDPATPVAPEPVQGIVSPFQTISALGETSAPDNKLSSYSIFFEGGSDGTVTDDPSKFPSDIYMGTDNGPGRRTGIKAFIDNDEVSIISVPGVTDPAVQVALVAHCENLASRFAILDIPQAKKRVDEVQAHRNIFDTSYAALYHPWLQVYDPLEKRNIFIPPSGSMAGIYARSDQSRGVYKAPANEVVRGCIGLDCQYNTGEQDILNPIGVNLIRAFTGQGIRVWGARTCSSNGLWKYVNVRRLFIYVEQSIKTGTNWVVFEPNDQTLWSRVNLTIDAFLTTVWRSGALMGGSPSEAFYVQIGRNTMTQDDIDNGRLICVIGIAPVKPAEFVIFRITQKTGGDAS from the coding sequence ATGGCCGAGTATTTATCGCCAGGCGTGTATGTGCAAGAATTTGATAGCGGTGGCGTACCCATGCAAGGTGTCAGTACGAGTACGGCGGGTTTTATTGGGATGGCACAGAGGGGGGACACCGAGGGTATTCCGAGGTTCTTAACAAGCTTTGCCGATTTCCAGAGGCAGTTTGGTTCCTATTTGCCTGCCAATCCTTATGGCAACAACCGCTTTCTGGCGTACGCTGTCGAACATTTTTTTAACAACGGGGGCTCCCGCTGCTTTGTCATGAGAGTCGCTGCTGCGGATGCAAAGCCAGCGAAGGCGGTTAGCAAATCAGCGGACGTTAGCTTTTCCGCGAAAAATCCGGGTCTTTGGGGCAACGGGATTCGTGCTGAATTTATACCTTCGAGCAAAGCGAAGACGACGATCAAAGCAATTGTTGGAGACGCTTCCAATTCTACGCAATATCGCGTTGCGAGCCCTGCCGGATTTCTTGCTGGCGATATCGTTGGTTTTACGTCAGACGGCAAAACGAAACTGTACAATCAAGTCGTTTCTGTACAGGACGATGTCATCACGTTTGCACAGCATTTTGCTGGCGACGCAGCGGTCATTGACGATGGCAAGACGCTACCTCCGGTGAAAGTGCTGACCACGTGCGAGTTTACACTCGCTGTAACGTTTGGGCAAGAGCAGGAGACGTATGAAAATTGCTCGCTCAACGAATTAGCACCTAACCATGTTGAGAAACTCATTTCACGTTCGAATATTATTGCATTTTTGCCCAAAGCAGCCGTTCTTCCTCCGAAAGAAAAGGAGCAAGAGAAGGAAGACGATGGCACGAACAAAGCTGCCGATGAGAAGGAAGAAACGAACGATCCAGCGACACCTGTTGCACCTGAACCTGTGCAAGGCATCGTTTCCCCTTTTCAAACGATTTCAGCTTTAGGGGAAACGTCCGCACCCGACAATAAGCTATCGTCGTACAGTATCTTTTTTGAGGGTGGTTCGGACGGAACCGTAACCGATGATCCATCTAAGTTTCCATCCGACATTTATATGGGGACTGACAACGGCCCTGGACGTCGCACGGGCATTAAAGCATTCATTGATAATGACGAGGTCAGTATCATTAGCGTTCCTGGTGTAACTGATCCTGCGGTGCAGGTCGCCTTAGTGGCCCACTGCGAAAACCTTGCCAGCAGATTTGCCATCCTAGATATTCCTCAGGCAAAAAAACGAGTCGATGAAGTTCAGGCTCATCGCAATATTTTCGACACTTCATATGCGGCACTCTATCATCCTTGGCTTCAAGTTTACGATCCACTAGAAAAACGCAACATTTTCATTCCACCTTCAGGTTCGATGGCCGGCATTTATGCACGCTCGGATCAGTCCCGTGGTGTGTACAAGGCTCCAGCGAACGAAGTCGTTCGCGGCTGTATCGGTCTGGATTGCCAGTACAATACGGGCGAACAAGATATTCTCAACCCGATCGGCGTCAATTTGATTCGCGCCTTTACGGGCCAAGGCATTCGAGTATGGGGAGCGCGAACATGCTCTTCCAACGGCTTATGGAAATACGTAAACGTCAGAAGATTGTTTATTTATGTGGAGCAATCCATCAAGACAGGGACGAACTGGGTCGTATTTGAGCCGAATGACCAGACGCTTTGGAGCCGTGTCAACCTGACGATCGATGCGTTTTTAACGACGGTTTGGCGCAGCGGCGCATTGATGGGTGGAAGTCCATCGGAGGCGTTCTATGTCCAGATCGGACGAAATACGATGACACAGGATGACATCGATAACGGTCGGTTAATTTGCGTGATCGGCATAGCTCCC